The following DNA comes from Flavobacterium sp. N3904.
TCGTCACACGCATTCCCAATTTATCGGCTAATCGCGAAGACACATGAAAACCGTATTTTTCTAAAAAAAACTTTAATCTAATTACTGCTCGCATTTTTTTTTGAGTTATGAGTTATGAGTTATGAGTTATGAGCAAAATTACGAAATTTTAGGTTTAACAAATAATCAAATTAAGAGGTCAACATTTTTTCAACAATTCCATTCCGATTGCACATTCTAAGCAACGGCTTTTATTGCAATATTCATTTTTGAGTTGCAATAAAGATTGACTTTCAAATGCATTTTTGGCTTTTATTCCAAATGAATTAAACTTATCAATAATTGAATTCTTCTCTGGATGTATCTCATTCAAAATCATTATTAAGTCCTCAGATATTTCTTTTCCCTGACTTTTTGCATAAGCAAATTGTAGCGGAATAATCGTATTTAAAACAATCAAATCAACAAATGATTTTGATACCGTTTTCTTTTTCTTTGAGCTTTCCTTGTCAAATTGATAATGCGTCAGCCAATAAGGCGCTGCCGAAACCTGAAATACTTCATAAATAGATTCTAGCAAATTTAAAGTAACTGCTTTCGAAAACAAATTATGCTGTTTATGATACAAATTAGCCAACTGCGACAGTCGGATAGTTGGAAAATTATCAGGACGGTGTTTAAAAAACTGAACGGGTTCGATACAACTTTTCCCCATTTGATATTTATGAAGCAAATAAAAATATCTGAATTTTAAGTCCTTGAAGTAGTTGTCTTCTTTTTCGGAATCCAATAATCCCGCTGAACCAAACAACAAAGCTTCCAGATTTTCGACTTCAAAAGATTCTTTTCGTATTACGGAAAAAGGAATAGACTGAGCAATTTTCAAAAATATTTCGCCATTGGTATTCAAACCAAAATTCTTTGCCAACAGGCAGAATAAAACTGCTTCCCAATCATTATTGGTTTGCTCCAGTAATTCAAAAATAGGTTTTGATTTCCTTTCCAAACGCTCAAAAAACAAACGTTCCTGCCAATTGATTAATGTAAATTGCGGAATTGCAGCTAATTGTTTTTCGCAAAAAATCCACGACTTTGGACTTATTAATTTTTTATAATTGGCAATTGTAATTCCATCAACATAATTTTTGAGTTCCAAGACTGGAATCTCGGTATTGTTGCTTCTGTAAATTTCAGAATCATGTTCCCAAACTACATGAAGTATTACATTCTCGTAACCAGCATCTTTCTCATGATGATGCACATACCAATCGGAGGATTTAAGATGCATTTCTACGTTTCCTGCCCACTTTTGATTGCCAATGGTGATTTGGGCATTAAAAAAATCAGGTCCGGCCATTTCTAAATACTGCCCAACATTGGTTATGGTGATTTCCTCCATGTTGGAAGTTTTTATATTTAAAGTGTCAAATTTTTTAAATTTCCAGAGGTAGTGCAGAAAATCTTCTTTCATAATTCCAATTTGTTAGACTCTTATTTTTGTTAGATTTTTAGACTAAAGTACTAAATAAATCAACAACTTGTCTTACAAAATATAAATTATCACAAAATTCTAAACGAGATTGCTTCGTTCCTCGCAATGACAGGGTGCCAAAACTATCTCAACATATACAATTTGGCACAGGCCCTGGCATCAGATAAAGCTTCGTGATGATTGAGCTGAATTTTCATTTCGCGACAGCAATCGCTCAGTTTCGTAGGTTTCAAGCCTTTGGCTTTGTATATTTTTACGGTACATTCCCAACGAGAACCGATATTCAAATCCTCATAATTCAAGCCGTAAAGCGCCATTGATTTAGCCAAAACATTGCGATCGAAACTTTCATTATGGGCAACCACTATCCTGTTTTGAAGTCTTTTTTGAATTTCAGGAAATACCTGCACGAATGTTTTGGCATTTACCGTATCTCTGGGATAAATCCCATGCACTTGTATCGTAAAGGGATTGTATTCGTTATTGGGTGGTTTGATTAAGGTCACAAACTCATCTACAATAATGCCGTTTTCTACGGTAACAATCCCAACAGAACAGGGATGATAAGCGGTTGCGGTTTCAAAATCTATAGCGGTGAAGGTCATGAAAATTAGAATTTAGATTGCAATATAAATTGCAGATTTTATCATTTATATAAAATCTGCAATCCAAAAAGTATTACTTCATCGACCTGATAATATCAGACTTAGTGATAATTTGATGGTTCCCATTTTCAAGTTCTACCAAAACAGCATCATTTTCTTTGGTAAATAATTTAGATACTTCGTCAATCGAGGCGTTCAATTTTACAATAGGAAACGGTTTTCCCATTACTTCTTTAATGGGTTTATCGGCTACGTTTTTGTCGGCTACGTAACTTCTGAACAAATCGGTTTCGTCTACAGAGCCCACAAATCCAGTAATATCGACTACGGGAATTTGCGAAATATTATACTTACGCATGCGATCAATGGCGTGCGAAACCAATTCTTCGGTGCGTACCACAATCAAAGGCTCATTGATATGGTCCCTGATTACATCTTCGGCTTTGGCAACATCGTCTTCCAGGAATCCTCTTTCGCGCATCCAGTCGTCATTAAACATTTTGCCTACATAACGACTTCCAGAATCGTGAAACAACACCACAACTACATCTTCCGGTTTAAAGTGCTCCTTAAGCTGCAACAGTCCTTTTATTGCTGCTCCAGCCGAATTACCAACAAATATACCTTCTTCGAGTGCAATTTTTCGAGTATAGACTGCGGCATCTTTATCGGTTACTTTGGTAAATCCGTCGATTAGAGAAAAGTCAACATTTTTTGGCAAAATATCTTCTCCAATTCCTTCTGTGATGTATGAATAAATTTCATTTTCATCAAAAATACCTGTTTCGTGGTATTTCTTAAAAACCGATCCATAGGTGTCAATTCCCCATATTTTAATGTTTGGATTTTTCTCTTTCAAAAATTTTCCAACACCGGAAATTGTTCCTCCTGTACCTACTCCAACTACAAAATGGGTGATTTTCCCTTCGGTCTGTTTCCAGATTTCAGGGCCTGTTTGCTCGTAATGTGCCAATGAATTGGATAAATTATCGTATTGGTTTACATACCAGGAATTTGGAGTTTCTTCAGCCAATCTTTTGGAAACCGAATAATACGAGCGTGGATCTGTCGGCTCCACATCTGTAGGGCAAACGACCACTTTGGCACCTACGGCACGAAGAATATCCATTTTTTCTTTGGATTGCTTATCCGAGATCACACAAATCAATTTGTATCCTTTGATAATGGCTACGAGTGCCAAACCCATTCCGGTATTTCCAGAAGTCCCTTCAATTATTGTCCCTCCCGGTTGCAAACGTCCATCGGCTTCGGCATCTTCAATCATTTTTACAGCCATACGATCTTTGACCGAATTACCTGGATTGAATGTCTCTACTTTGGCCAAAACCAAGGCATCAACTTCGGCAGTAACTTTATTGAGTTTCACCAATGGAGTATTCCCAATTGTGCCTAATATATTTTCTGAGTATTCCATTTTATATTTTTTTTGGGTAGTTGTTTTTCAAAACTATACCATTCCTATATAGTTTAATTTATTAAACAAAATTAGCTTATTTTTTAAATATCAGCTATTATAATTTAATTCTTTGAGGTCAAATTAATTGAAGAAGTTCCAAACCAATCCGAATCGGATCAAGAAATCACGATAGGGATAATTGGGTGACGAAAAATAATTGTCTTTAGAAAAAAGCGAGTTAAAATGCTCTGCCTTGAAATAAATACGGGTTCTAAGAATTCGTGCATTTACAAAAAAGTCCAGATTGGCATAATTACCAATTTTCGTTTTATTCTGAACAAAAAACTCTCCAACCAATGTGTTGTAATTATCACTATAATAATTTGTGAAATAGTTAAACTCCACACCCGTTTGAAGAAATAATCTTTTTTCGAATAAAGTATCCGAAAAATAAAAGGCATTTCTGGTCACAAAATCAGGCACATTCAAAATCAAGTCAGGCTGATCTACTTTTTGAAACAAAAAAGTATTGTCCAACGCAAATTTCCCCAACACAAACTCTCTGCTTATCTTTAGCGAAGCATAATTAATTACTTTACCATATTGAGCCGGAGCTACTATTTGCATACTGTCTTTTCTTTGCAAAGCATTGGTAACATCTGCAAAATACAAATGATCTTTTACCGAATTAAGCTGCAGCGAAAGGTTGACCCATTGGGTTGTGGCATTCACACTGATTGCATTAATTTTTTCAGTCTGAAAATTATTCGACCAATTGTATTTCAAATAACTGCTTTGAAATAAATTATAATTATTGTTTGGAAGCTTATTCATGTTCTGATATTGAAACGAGATTTGATTGTCGTCGTTAATATCGTATTTTGCAGATGCATCCAAGTTGTATAAATTTTGATCAGTAATAGATTTAGTATACAAAAAAGTACCACTCCATTTGTCTTTTTGATAATTGTATTGTCCACCGACAGTATTTATAACCTGATTTAGCAAATTGGGTATTGTTTCGGAATCCAAATACAAAATCTGATTGTAGTAATAATTAGACTGCAAATCTTCTCCAAAAAACGTAAACTTCCCTAAAGTAGTATTCTCATATACTAATCCGAATTTGTTGTACATTTTATTGTACTTCGTTCTGTCATTAATATTGCTAGTAACGAATGATTCTCCATAACGATACACCAATTTAGTACCTACTGTAGAAGCAATTGTTGCCTGTGTGTAATCAAAATACATGTTTTCATAATTAAACTGCTCGGTGACAAACAGGTTATTTGCACCTTTGGTTTTGTTTATCCTAAAGGTTTGATCCAGGAAAAAACGTTTTCCTTGCAACAAAGAAGTGGCATCTTCAAAATAAACCTGCAATCTTGCACGATTTGAATAAGCAGGATCACCACTCTCAAAATCTTCAACGGTGGTTATTCCCCCATTTTCTTGATTCTCAATTTTCTGAGACGTATAATGCATGTTGGCAATATAACGTCCGCTCTTACTGTTATAACTCGTAGTAAATTTAAAATTTCCCGATTTTGCTTCCTGATTAATATACCTTCCCTGAGAAACCAGTGCTTTGTAAGCAATAGAAAAATTCAATCTTGGAGAAACATTTAGGGTAAAAAACGAATCAGCAGAACGTCCCTGTTGTATCGTTGTTTTAAAATACAATTCGGTAGCAGGTGTAGCCACATTATAATACCTCACTTGATCGGCCAACATATAATCAAATTGTTTTGCCGTAAAACCGAATCCGGGATACGGGTTAAAACCATTTATGCCATATTGCAAGGTATTGTACGTTTGCCCCACATTGGTAAATTCCAAAAGACCAAAATTATCTTTTCTCAAATAATTATGGCTGTATTCTTTCTGAATGGTAAGTGATGTATCAATGTAAGTAGTGTCACGATCCAAAGTAATTACCTGATACATATCGCGAGTAGCTACAGGCTCTTTCTTCTTTTTTATGGAGTCCGAAGAATTGTATTTGCTATTATAATCGATTTCTTTAGCACTATTTACTTGAGAAAATAGGAGAATTGGGAAAGCTAAAAAAAATAACGAAAAGAAAATTCTCATTTGAAAAGGTTATAATTAGGCAATTATTTTACTGATATACCGAGCAAAGGTAAAGGATAAAAACGTATAAATAAAAAAACACCTCAATTTATGGAACAAACAACCAAACAAAATTTAGTTACAAACCACAACTTCACTCTTTCAAATAATTTGGGCGAGCCACCAGTAGGAAAAGGGGCTAACTCACTATGCCGCTTATTCGCCCCTTTCCCTAATGCTGTCGGGCTATACGCGCTACTTTGGTAGCTTGCTACTATACCTCTCGCAATCGCAAGATGTAGAATACAATCTCCACATCATTATTTCCGAAATGAATTTGCTCACAAAAAAGAAAATCAAGAAAAAATCACAATATTTGTCTTTATAAATCAAACAGCATGTTACTCACTAATTTTTCAAATTATATTCTAGAATCAGGCACCGACGAAGCGGGTCGTGGCTGTCTTGCTGGTCCAGTAACCGCCGCCGCCGTAATTCTACCAGTAGATTTTGAAAACAAAATACTAAACGACAGTAAGCAGTTATCTGAAAAAGTTCGAGAAAAGCTCAGACCGATTATAGAAGAACACGCCATTACATTTGCCGTAACCCATTTGCATCCAAATGAAATTGACGAAATAAATATTCTAAATGCTTCGATGAAAGGAATGCAGGAAAGTATTTTGAAATTAACACAAACTCCAGAATTTATCATTGTTGACGGCAATAGAGCATTGTATGCAAAACTAGGCTTGAAAAGCAATTTTGGAAAACAATTCTCTGAAGCCGAGATAGAATTATTGAAATCGATTCCCAATCAAAGCATCATAAAAGGAGATTCAAAATATTTGAGTATTGCTGCGGCTTCGGTTCTGGCAAAAACCTATCGGGATGAATACATGGATAAAATTCACGAAGAATTCCCGATGTACAATTGGAAAAAAAACAAAGGCTACCCCACCAAAGAACACCGCGAAGCCATTCGGAAATACGGTACGACAAAATACCACAGAATGAGTTTCAGGTTATTGCCAGAACAATTGAAATTGGATATTTAGTTCGATTACTGGATTATTAGATTCTCAGGTGTTTCTATACTTCGAACAATTTAATTATCGAATGATTGAGCATTCGAACAATACAGAGAAATGCTTTAAAATTTTTTCTTTGACTTCTCGTTCATCTACCCGATCAACTCCGAGTTCAACATTCAAAGAAGTTACCGCTTTACCGCGAATTCCACACGGAATAATGTTATCAAAATAACCCAAGTCGGCATTGACGTTTAAGGCAAAACCATGCATAGTTACCCAGCGGGATGCACGAACTCCCATAGCACATATTTTTCGAGCGAAAGGCGTTCCTACTCCAAGCCAAACTCCGGTTTCGCCTTCGCTTCGTCCACATTCCAAACCGTATTCCTGCAAAGTCAGAATAATGGCTTCCTCCAGAAAACGCAAGTATTTATGAATATCCGAGAAGAAATTCTCCAAGTCGATAATAGGATAACCCACAATTTGTCCAGGTCCGTGGTACGTAATATCGCCACCTCGATTGATTTTGTAGAAAGTAGCACCTTTGGCTTCAAGCTGTTTTTCGGATAAAAGCAAATTACTCAAATCACCGCTTTTCCCCAACGTATAAACATGTGGATGTTCTACAAACAGAAAATAATTAGGTGTCGCAATAGCAGTTTCTTCTCTCCTATTTTGAATCTTCAAATCCACAATTCCTTTAAACAATTCTTCTTGGTATTCCCAAGTTGCTTTGTAATCTTTATTTCCTAAATCTTGAAGTTGGATGGTTTTGTTCATTTTTTTCTCTGAGATGCTATCCCGATAGCTATCGGGACTAAGATTTATTTTTGCAAATGTACAAATGTTTATGGCATTTTAATCAACTGTTTCGGGCTCCAAAACCACTTCTAGATTTGTGATTTCAGGATTTTGTAAACAATCGGTTAAGAGAAATTGTAATGAAAGTGATTTACCATCCTCACTAATTTTGGCAAGTGGATTGGAAATCGATTGGATTTTTCGAGGAAAGTGGTAGTTCACCACATAATTTTGCACCAATTTGGAGCCTTTGTATTTCGCCTTTATTTCCTCAATTTTATCAAATTGTTTTTTTAGCTCTACTGAATCGATAATCGTTACGGATCTGCTGAAACGATTTCGATTGTAATCATAACTCACTTTATAATAATGCTCTTCGGCACTTAAGGCATAGTTGTTTTTAATGTCATCTAAATAATGATCCGTTTTTGAAAGGTCAACAATATCGCATGCTTTTTGAAAATTTTGAGTATAAGTAGTTCGAAATTCCTTCTCGTAGGAACTTGCTTTTCTATGAACTTTCACATCCGTATATCTCAAAAAAACTTGTTGATCGGCCGCAGCCGTTCTAGAAAACGTTTCTTGATGTTTCTTTATATAATCACCAAAAACATAAGTGGTGTCGCTGTAAATATCTTCTTTTGAATATTCTTCTTTTGCCAATTGCATGTAGCTGTTTTCATCTCGTAAATGGACTACTTCAATATTTCCGCTACCGTCAGGATTGAGATGAAGAGTTTCGGTCACTTGACAACTTACCATTAGGAGAATTAAGAGCAGGAAGAAATATTTTTTCATTTTTAAAGTTTTCTAAGTTTTGAAAAGCTAAGTTACTTAGTTTTCTTACAGCTGTTATTGTTGTTTTTAAATAATTAACAATTTTACATCACAATGCAGCTTTGTCAAAGATCTTATGAAAAACTAAACTTGTAGAATAGCCCCGATAGAAGGGAAAATCCTCTCTCGTTTTTCAACGGGAGAGATTGCAACGGATAGCGGGAGAAATGATCTTGAAAACACGCGAATTTTCTGCTCCAAAAAATCTGAAATCTGCTTTCTAAAATCTGCAATCTATTTGTTATCTTTGCACACTTAAAAAACAGTATATAATGGCCTTATCAGAACAAGAAATCATCCGAAGAGAAAAACTTCAATCTTTACGTAATTTGGGAATCAATCCTTATCCTGCTAATCTTTTTCCTGTAAATCATACTTCAAAACAAATAAAGGAGTCTTTTGTAGAAGGTAAAAAAGTGATTGTTGCCGGGCGTTTGATGAGTGTTAGAGATCAAGGAAAAGCTTGTTTTGCTGAATTGCAAGATAGCGAAGGGCGCATACAATTGTATGTGAATCGCGATGTTTTGTGTTTGGGAGAGGATAAAACATTATACAATCAAGTATTTAAAAAATTGACCGACTTGGGGGATTTTATTGGTATTGAAGGCGAATTGTTTACGACCAAAGTGGGTGCGCAATGTATTCGTGTAGATGGTTTTACATTTTTAAGTAAAACACTTCGTCCGTTGCCTTTGCCAAAAGTAGATGAAGACGGAAAAGTGCACGACGCTTTTAACGATGCTGAATTGCGTTACAGAATGCGTTATGTGGATTTGACTGTGAACCAGAATGTGAAAGAAACGTTTATCAAGAGAACGAAATTGTTTAATGCAATGCGTGGTTTCTTTAACGAAGCGGGATACCTTGAAGTTGAAACTCCCGTTTTGCAATCAATTCCTGGTGGTGCGGCAGCAAGACCTTTTATCACGCACCACAACTCGCTTGACATTCCGCTTTATATGCGTATTGCAAATGAATTGTATTTGAAAAGATTGATTGTTGGTGGTTTTGATGGTGTGTATGAGTTTTCGAAAAATTTCCGTAACGAAGGTATGGACAGAACGCACAACCCGGAATTTACCGCTATGGAAATATATGTAGCCTACAAAGACTACAACTGGATGATGGATTTTACCGAAAACTTGTTGGAACATTGCGCTATTGGTGTAAATGGAACTAGCGAAGCTGTTTTTGGTGAACACAAAATCAACTTCAAAGCGCCTTATGCCCGCGTTACAATGACGGATTCTATCAAACATTTTACTGGTTTTGATATTTCTGGCAAAAGTGAAGCGGAACTTTTTGAGGCTGCAAGAGGTATGGGAATAGACGTGGACAACACGATGGGTAAAGGAAAATTGATTGATGAGATTTTTGGAGCGAAATGTGAAGGGAATTATATTCAGCCAACATTCATTACTGATTATCCAAAGGAAATGTCACCACTTTGTAAAGAACACCGTGACAATCCGGATTTGACAGAACGTTTTGAATTGATGGTTTGTGGTAAAGAAGTAGCAAACGCCTACTCTGAATTGAATGACCCAATTGACCAAAGAGCCCGTTTTGAAGACCAAATGCGTTTGGCTGAAAAAGGAGATGATGAAGCGAATGGAACTATTGATGAGGATTTCTTGAGAGCATTGGAATACGGTATGCCTCCAACTTCCGGTTTAGGAATTGGAATGGATCGTTTGATGATGTTCTTAACAAATAATGCTTCGATTCAAGAAGTGTTGTTTTTCCCGCAGATGCGTCCTGAAACCAAAAAAGCTCAAATTGAATTGACTGATGAAGAGAAATTTATCGTAGATTTATTGAAAGGAAATGAAAATAAAATGGATCTTCAGCAATTAAAAATTACTGCGAATTTAAGTGGTAAAAAATGGGATGCTGCTATGAAAGGTTTGTCTAAAAATGGTTTGACTAAAGTAGCTATTGAAGGAGAATATAAGATTGTGGAATTAATAGAATAAGGTTTATTCTAAAACTATACTGAAAAAGGAGCTTCAAATTTGAAGCTCCTTTTTTTATGTTCTTTGACTTTCTAAAAATAGTACCAACTCATCAACATTTGTATATGGATTTAAATTAAAAACTTCAACACCATAATTATTTCCTACAACAGACAATCTAACATTTTCTGCATTTAATTTAGCAAGGGTCAACTTATCTTTTAATATTGCATAATGTTTAAAGTCATTCTTCTGATAATTTTCCATTCCTGAGCATTTCTTTAATTCTTTTTCCAAAACTTCTTCTGAAGTAAATACCTTAGTCGAATTTTTAAAATGGAACAAATACCAGGACTCAAAACAAATACTCGAAAAAATAACATTTGCATTCTTTTGAGAAGCTAGTTTAAAAACATCTCCTCTTTTTGGAAAATTATCATGGTCAAAAACTACAAATATTTTTTCAAAACCATCTTTCTTTGCATTTTTTAAAACATCAGTCACGTCACCTTTACAATCAATCACATTCACTGCAATAGTTTTAGGCAAACGAAAATCCTCTTTCATTGCATTAAAATAATTCTTCTCGGTCAATCCTTCACACAGAATCAAGACTTTAGATTTAAACGTTCTTGATTTAAAATTATTAGTAGGTCTTTTAGCCATATTTATGAATTTATATAATCAATCAATTCCTGCCTAAAAGTTTCCCTTGCTATATTTGGCACAGCTCCCAATCTACCTTCTAAATACCATTTTTCATAATTTCCTTCTCGAACTCCTTTGATATCTGAGATAGCAAACATTTCTGTCTCTCCTTTTGAATTTTTTTCAACCAAATTAATTTGATCTCTTCTCATATTGTTTTCAGGACTTAATAAAGTAGTATCATGAGTTGCAAATATAAACTGAGCCCCTTTATTGTTTACTCCTGGATCATTAAATAAACTCAAAATATATTGCGCAATTTCAGGATGTAAACTTCTTTCAAATTCATCTACGACAATAGTGCCTCCATGTTTTAAAACCATAAAAATTAAAGGAGAGAATGAGATTGCTCTTTGTGTACCAGAAGATTCATCAGAGAATTCAAATTCAATCTTTTCGTATTGATCATTCAGATGAATGGTTTTAATTACCCCTTCTTTTTCTTCAAAATCAACAACTTGTGTGTCTAATTTTTGTATTAAAGATTTTGATAATCTTAGAATTAAACTTCCGCCATCAAAACCACTGAAAAGATGTTTATTTGCAGCTTTATTAAATCTTTCAGAATGAAAAAGATCAGTAGTGAATACTAGTAAAGCTGAAATGGTCTCATAAACATTTTTAGCAATTTCTACATTTTCTAAGGCAGCTTTACTCAAAAACAATTGATTTTCAGTTGTTCTCTGTTTTATTGTTTCAAAAATACCTTCATATCCATTGCCCTTTTGGAAATCTTGTTTATTTCTTTCAAAAATTTTCGTTTTCAATCCTTTAGGGTAGAAATATAGAGATTCACTAATAACTTCTTTTTGATAAACCTCTATAGAATATGTATGTAGTATATTTTCAATTAAAATATCAATTGAAAAAAATGATGGTTTCAATACGTTTTTTTTAGATAACCTAAATGGATTAAATAATTTTATTGGATCATTGGGCTTATTGTCAGTGGAATTTCTGATAAATTCTTGAAACTCATGTAGAGCCCTGATAATATTACTCTTCCCACTAGCATTTGGTCCATATATAGCAGCAGAAGTCAGTCCGAAATAATCTTTATTTTTAGTCGCATTGGGATTGGTCTTTATGATTCTATTGACTGAATTTTTCAAATCACTAGGTATCATAGATAATTCTAACATTTCATTTATAGAACGAAAATTAGCTATTCTGAAGTTTAACAACATCACTTAAGGGTTTAATTTGTAAATATATTACAAATATATACTTTAATTGGTTTTTAAATCACAAATCAAACATAAAAAAAGGAGCTTCAAATTTGAAACTCCTTTTTTGTGTATTTTTCCGATTCAAACAAATCCTCTATTTAATATCCTTTGAATCAAACTTCACAA
Coding sequences within:
- a CDS encoding DUF2851 family protein translates to MKEDFLHYLWKFKKFDTLNIKTSNMEEITITNVGQYLEMAGPDFFNAQITIGNQKWAGNVEMHLKSSDWYVHHHEKDAGYENVILHVVWEHDSEIYRSNNTEIPVLELKNYVDGITIANYKKLISPKSWIFCEKQLAAIPQFTLINWQERLFFERLERKSKPIFELLEQTNNDWEAVLFCLLAKNFGLNTNGEIFLKIAQSIPFSVIRKESFEVENLEALLFGSAGLLDSEKEDNYFKDLKFRYFYLLHKYQMGKSCIEPVQFFKHRPDNFPTIRLSQLANLYHKQHNLFSKAVTLNLLESIYEVFQVSAAPYWLTHYQFDKESSKKKKTVSKSFVDLIVLNTIIPLQFAYAKSQGKEISEDLIMILNEIHPEKNSIIDKFNSFGIKAKNAFESQSLLQLKNEYCNKSRCLECAIGMELLKKC
- a CDS encoding 3'-5' exonuclease, with the translated sequence MTFTAIDFETATAYHPCSVGIVTVENGIIVDEFVTLIKPPNNEYNPFTIQVHGIYPRDTVNAKTFVQVFPEIQKRLQNRIVVAHNESFDRNVLAKSMALYGLNYEDLNIGSRWECTVKIYKAKGLKPTKLSDCCREMKIQLNHHEALSDARACAKLYMLR
- a CDS encoding pyridoxal-phosphate dependent enzyme, whose product is MEYSENILGTIGNTPLVKLNKVTAEVDALVLAKVETFNPGNSVKDRMAVKMIEDAEADGRLQPGGTIIEGTSGNTGMGLALVAIIKGYKLICVISDKQSKEKMDILRAVGAKVVVCPTDVEPTDPRSYYSVSKRLAEETPNSWYVNQYDNLSNSLAHYEQTGPEIWKQTEGKITHFVVGVGTGGTISGVGKFLKEKNPNIKIWGIDTYGSVFKKYHETGIFDENEIYSYITEGIGEDILPKNVDFSLIDGFTKVTDKDAAVYTRKIALEEGIFVGNSAGAAIKGLLQLKEHFKPEDVVVVLFHDSGSRYVGKMFNDDWMRERGFLEDDVAKAEDVIRDHINEPLIVVRTEELVSHAIDRMRKYNISQIPVVDITGFVGSVDETDLFRSYVADKNVADKPIKEVMGKPFPIVKLNASIDEVSKLFTKENDAVLVELENGNHQIITKSDIIRSMK
- a CDS encoding putative porin, which encodes MRIFFSLFFLAFPILLFSQVNSAKEIDYNSKYNSSDSIKKKKEPVATRDMYQVITLDRDTTYIDTSLTIQKEYSHNYLRKDNFGLLEFTNVGQTYNTLQYGINGFNPYPGFGFTAKQFDYMLADQVRYYNVATPATELYFKTTIQQGRSADSFFTLNVSPRLNFSIAYKALVSQGRYINQEAKSGNFKFTTSYNSKSGRYIANMHYTSQKIENQENGGITTVEDFESGDPAYSNRARLQVYFEDATSLLQGKRFFLDQTFRINKTKGANNLFVTEQFNYENMYFDYTQATIASTVGTKLVYRYGESFVTSNINDRTKYNKMYNKFGLVYENTTLGKFTFFGEDLQSNYYYNQILYLDSETIPNLLNQVINTVGGQYNYQKDKWSGTFLYTKSITDQNLYNLDASAKYDINDDNQISFQYQNMNKLPNNNYNLFQSSYLKYNWSNNFQTEKINAISVNATTQWVNLSLQLNSVKDHLYFADVTNALQRKDSMQIVAPAQYGKVINYASLKISREFVLGKFALDNTFLFQKVDQPDLILNVPDFVTRNAFYFSDTLFEKRLFLQTGVEFNYFTNYYSDNYNTLVGEFFVQNKTKIGNYANLDFFVNARILRTRIYFKAEHFNSLFSKDNYFSSPNYPYRDFLIRFGLVWNFFN
- a CDS encoding ribonuclease HII; this encodes MLLTNFSNYILESGTDEAGRGCLAGPVTAAAVILPVDFENKILNDSKQLSEKVREKLRPIIEEHAITFAVTHLHPNEIDEINILNASMKGMQESILKLTQTPEFIIVDGNRALYAKLGLKSNFGKQFSEAEIELLKSIPNQSIIKGDSKYLSIAAASVLAKTYRDEYMDKIHEEFPMYNWKKNKGYPTKEHREAIRKYGTTKYHRMSFRLLPEQLKLDI
- the lipB gene encoding lipoyl(octanoyl) transferase LipB, with product MNKTIQLQDLGNKDYKATWEYQEELFKGIVDLKIQNRREETAIATPNYFLFVEHPHVYTLGKSGDLSNLLLSEKQLEAKGATFYKINRGGDITYHGPGQIVGYPIIDLENFFSDIHKYLRFLEEAIILTLQEYGLECGRSEGETGVWLGVGTPFARKICAMGVRASRWVTMHGFALNVNADLGYFDNIIPCGIRGKAVTSLNVELGVDRVDEREVKEKILKHFSVLFECSIIR
- the lysS gene encoding lysine--tRNA ligase; translated protein: MALSEQEIIRREKLQSLRNLGINPYPANLFPVNHTSKQIKESFVEGKKVIVAGRLMSVRDQGKACFAELQDSEGRIQLYVNRDVLCLGEDKTLYNQVFKKLTDLGDFIGIEGELFTTKVGAQCIRVDGFTFLSKTLRPLPLPKVDEDGKVHDAFNDAELRYRMRYVDLTVNQNVKETFIKRTKLFNAMRGFFNEAGYLEVETPVLQSIPGGAAARPFITHHNSLDIPLYMRIANELYLKRLIVGGFDGVYEFSKNFRNEGMDRTHNPEFTAMEIYVAYKDYNWMMDFTENLLEHCAIGVNGTSEAVFGEHKINFKAPYARVTMTDSIKHFTGFDISGKSEAELFEAARGMGIDVDNTMGKGKLIDEIFGAKCEGNYIQPTFITDYPKEMSPLCKEHRDNPDLTERFELMVCGKEVANAYSELNDPIDQRARFEDQMRLAEKGDDEANGTIDEDFLRALEYGMPPTSGLGIGMDRLMMFLTNNASIQEVLFFPQMRPETKKAQIELTDEEKFIVDLLKGNENKMDLQQLKITANLSGKKWDAAMKGLSKNGLTKVAIEGEYKIVELIE
- a CDS encoding RloB family protein; protein product: MAKRPTNNFKSRTFKSKVLILCEGLTEKNYFNAMKEDFRLPKTIAVNVIDCKGDVTDVLKNAKKDGFEKIFVVFDHDNFPKRGDVFKLASQKNANVIFSSICFESWYLFHFKNSTKVFTSEEVLEKELKKCSGMENYQKNDFKHYAILKDKLTLAKLNAENVRLSVVGNNYGVEVFNLNPYTNVDELVLFLESQRT
- a CDS encoding AAA family ATPase codes for the protein MLELSMIPSDLKNSVNRIIKTNPNATKNKDYFGLTSAAIYGPNASGKSNIIRALHEFQEFIRNSTDNKPNDPIKLFNPFRLSKKNVLKPSFFSIDILIENILHTYSIEVYQKEVISESLYFYPKGLKTKIFERNKQDFQKGNGYEGIFETIKQRTTENQLFLSKAALENVEIAKNVYETISALLVFTTDLFHSERFNKAANKHLFSGFDGGSLILRLSKSLIQKLDTQVVDFEEKEGVIKTIHLNDQYEKIEFEFSDESSGTQRAISFSPLIFMVLKHGGTIVVDEFERSLHPEIAQYILSLFNDPGVNNKGAQFIFATHDTTLLSPENNMRRDQINLVEKNSKGETEMFAISDIKGVREGNYEKWYLEGRLGAVPNIARETFRQELIDYINS